The following proteins are co-located in the Legionella busanensis genome:
- the ppsR gene encoding posphoenolpyruvate synthetase regulatory kinase/phosphorylase PpsR, with translation MKRHAFIISDGTGITAENLAHSLLTQFSNIEFEKHITPYIDTLPKAQTAVEQINRIFAETGIKPLVFMTLINSDITNTIKQANACVLDLFNTFLGPLEKELGEKSSYTVGRAHGFSQAYTYRIIAVDYALAHDDGIKIKGYEQADIILIGVSRCGKTPSCLYMALHFGILAANYPFTEDELNYSRLPECLRPYKNKLFGLSIEPERLQQIRTERRPHSRYASAEQCRLEVAEVEVMYKRENIPYLNTTRYSVEEIATKIISIAGIPRKF, from the coding sequence ATGAAACGTCATGCATTTATAATTTCAGATGGAACTGGAATTACAGCTGAAAACTTAGCGCATAGCTTACTAACTCAGTTTAGTAATATTGAATTTGAGAAACATATTACACCCTATATTGATACTTTACCAAAAGCTCAAACAGCTGTTGAGCAAATTAATCGCATTTTTGCAGAAACAGGTATTAAACCTTTAGTGTTTATGACTTTAATTAACTCTGATATAACAAATACTATTAAACAAGCAAATGCTTGTGTATTAGATTTATTTAATACTTTTCTTGGTCCCTTAGAAAAAGAATTAGGTGAAAAATCATCTTATACTGTAGGACGAGCGCATGGGTTCTCCCAAGCTTATACTTATCGAATTATTGCGGTTGATTATGCGTTAGCACATGATGATGGCATAAAAATAAAAGGCTATGAACAAGCTGATATTATTCTAATAGGTGTTTCTCGCTGCGGTAAAACACCAAGTTGTTTATATATGGCACTGCATTTTGGCATTCTTGCAGCTAATTATCCTTTTACTGAAGATGAGTTAAACTATTCACGCCTGCCTGAATGCTTACGCCCTTATAAAAATAAATTATTTGGCTTATCTATCGAGCCAGAAAGACTACAGCAAATACGTACTGAACGCAGACCTCATAGCCGTTATGCTTCTGCTGAGCAATGCCGGTTAGAAGTTGCCGAAGTAGAAGTGATGTATAAACGGGAAAATATTCCTTACCTAAATACCACTCGTTATTCTGTAGAGGAAATAGCGACCAAAATTATTAGTATAGCAGGGATACCACGTAAGTTTTGA
- the prpC gene encoding bifunctional 2-methylcitrate synthase/citrate synthase, with amino-acid sequence MVNNTAGLAGVIVGQSAIATVGQEGSGLNYRGYSIDDLAERASFEEVAYLLHYGRLPNQNELNTYTEKLIGLRHIPTILINVLKLIPKQAHPMDVLRTACSVLGTLEPEQEFSQQYDIADRLLALFPGIMCFWYIYHFHGKEINGLSEEKTVGGHFLSLLHGREPTELERQMMDVSLILYAEHEFNASTFAARVTAATLADFYSAITSAIGTLRGPLHGGANEAAMELLEQFKSPDDAEEKLMLMLANKAKIMGFGHRVYKDSDPRSDIIKAWSKKLAQAKKDTLLFEISEHVELVMRREKKLFPNLDFYSASAYHYGDIPTPLFTPIFVMSRITGWAAHVFEQRADNRLIRPSSEYTGPAPRPFVAIKDRE; translated from the coding sequence CCGGATTGGCTGGCGTTATTGTTGGACAATCAGCTATTGCTACTGTAGGGCAAGAAGGAAGTGGCCTAAATTATCGTGGATATTCTATTGATGATTTAGCTGAACGAGCTTCTTTTGAAGAGGTAGCATACTTACTCCATTATGGTCGCCTGCCCAATCAAAATGAATTAAATACTTATACGGAAAAGCTTATTGGCTTAAGGCATATACCAACTATTTTAATAAATGTGTTAAAGCTTATTCCAAAGCAAGCTCATCCTATGGATGTACTCCGCACTGCCTGCTCAGTTTTAGGCACATTAGAACCAGAGCAAGAGTTTTCTCAACAGTATGATATTGCTGACAGGTTACTTGCGTTATTTCCTGGGATTATGTGTTTTTGGTATATCTACCATTTTCATGGTAAAGAAATTAATGGTTTAAGTGAGGAAAAAACGGTTGGAGGTCATTTTCTTTCATTACTCCACGGTCGAGAGCCGACTGAGCTTGAGCGGCAAATGATGGATGTTTCTTTGATTTTATATGCTGAGCATGAGTTTAATGCATCTACTTTTGCAGCTAGAGTAACGGCTGCTACTTTGGCTGATTTTTATTCTGCAATTACTTCAGCAATAGGCACCCTACGAGGACCTTTACATGGCGGAGCAAATGAGGCTGCTATGGAATTATTAGAACAATTTAAATCGCCAGATGACGCTGAAGAAAAATTAATGCTTATGTTAGCTAACAAAGCAAAAATTATGGGATTTGGACATCGGGTATATAAAGACTCTGATCCACGCTCTGATATTATTAAGGCTTGGTCAAAAAAATTAGCACAAGCCAAAAAAGATACTTTATTATTTGAAATTTCTGAACACGTTGAATTAGTTATGCGTCGAGAAAAGAAATTATTTCCTAATTTAGATTTTTATAGTGCTTCTGCTTACCATTATGGAGATATACCGACGCCCTTATTTACACCTATTTTTGTTATGTCACGAATTACAGGTTGGGCAGCCCACGTTTTTGAACAACGAGCAGATAATCGTTTGATTAGGCCAAGTTCAGAATATACAGGCCCTGCACCACGTCCTTTTGTAGCTATTAAGGATAGAGAATAA
- a CDS encoding bifunctional 2-methylcitrate dehydratase/aconitate hydratase yields the protein MNTYVEDNIKPEYDQVIVDIVDYVLNYQIDSVTAYETARFCLMDTLGCGILALNFPECAKLLGPIVPGADFPGGARVPGTSYELDPVQAAFNIGAMIRWLDFNDTWLAAEWGHPSDNLGAILAVADYVSRQAQNKGRPGLSMYDVLTAMIKAHEIQGCLALENSFNRVGLDHVFLVKIASTVVASWLLGCDRDMMLSALSQVFVDGQSLRTYRHAPNAGSRKSWAAGDATSRAVRLALIAKQKEMGYPSALTAPKWGFYDVLFKQNEFKFQRSYSSYVMENVLFKLSYPAEFHAQTAVECAVKLHPQVQEKLDSIARVEIITHESAIRIISKQGVLHNPADRDHCLQYMIAVGLIYGNLKAEHYEDSVAIDPRIDELRAKMVVTENQQFSKDYHDPEKRSIANSLKIIFKDDSETDLITVEYPIGHKRRRQEGIPVLLEKFERNLKSRFSNEKFNEIAKIMNDTNVLSTLPVTDFMSLWQTTN from the coding sequence ATGAATACCTATGTTGAAGATAATATTAAGCCTGAGTATGATCAGGTTATTGTCGATATTGTTGACTATGTTTTAAATTATCAGATTGACAGTGTCACGGCTTATGAAACGGCGCGCTTTTGTCTAATGGATACTTTAGGCTGCGGCATATTAGCTCTTAATTTTCCTGAGTGTGCAAAATTATTAGGACCTATCGTTCCGGGTGCAGATTTTCCTGGAGGCGCACGAGTTCCAGGTACAAGTTATGAACTAGATCCTGTTCAAGCCGCTTTTAACATTGGTGCTATGATTAGATGGCTTGATTTTAATGATACTTGGTTAGCAGCTGAATGGGGTCATCCATCGGATAATTTAGGTGCTATCCTTGCTGTAGCAGACTATGTAAGTCGTCAAGCTCAAAATAAAGGCCGTCCAGGTCTTTCTATGTATGATGTGCTTACTGCAATGATTAAGGCACATGAAATCCAAGGATGTCTTGCCCTTGAGAACAGTTTTAATCGAGTTGGACTTGATCATGTTTTTTTAGTTAAGATCGCTAGTACTGTTGTTGCAAGTTGGCTGTTAGGATGCGATCGTGACATGATGTTAAGTGCTCTTTCTCAAGTTTTTGTAGACGGTCAAAGTCTAAGGACCTATCGGCATGCGCCTAATGCAGGCTCAAGAAAATCTTGGGCTGCCGGTGATGCTACATCACGAGCAGTTAGGTTGGCGTTAATAGCAAAGCAAAAGGAAATGGGCTATCCAAGTGCTTTAACAGCACCTAAATGGGGCTTTTATGATGTCTTATTCAAGCAAAATGAATTTAAATTCCAAAGGTCCTATAGCAGTTATGTAATGGAAAATGTTTTGTTTAAATTATCCTACCCTGCTGAATTCCATGCTCAGACAGCTGTTGAATGTGCTGTTAAATTGCATCCACAAGTGCAAGAAAAATTAGATAGTATTGCGCGCGTTGAAATAATAACTCATGAATCAGCCATAAGAATTATTAGTAAGCAAGGAGTACTGCATAATCCAGCAGATAGAGACCACTGTTTGCAATACATGATAGCTGTAGGTTTAATTTATGGTAATTTAAAAGCGGAACATTATGAAGATAGCGTAGCTATTGATCCTCGTATTGATGAGTTACGAGCAAAAATGGTTGTCACAGAAAATCAGCAGTTTTCAAAGGATTATCATGATCCGGAGAAACGTTCTATTGCTAATAGCCTTAAAATAATTTTTAAAGATGATAGTGAAACCGATTTGATTACAGTCGAATATCCAATTGGTCATAAACGTCGTCGGCAAGAAGGCATACCTGTTTTATTAGAAAAATTTGAGCGTAATCTTAAGAGCCGCTTTAGTAATGAAAAATTTAATGAAATTGCCAAAATCATGAATGACACGAATGTCTTAAGTACGTTACCTGTTACTGATTTTATGTCACTTTGGCAAACTACTAATTAA